The Polymorphobacter megasporae genome window below encodes:
- a CDS encoding carboxymuconolactone decarboxylase family protein, translating into MSRIPTPATIADAPVTSQPLLEAVKAQFGIVPNMFRLISTSPHALEAHLGMLGALGKGDLAAPTRERIALAVAEVNGCGYCLSAHTYIGKHIANLDDAEMTANRSGASNDPKADAAVRFAAKVARQRGRIGEPDIAAVRRAGYTDAQLLEIVQHVVLNTWTFYVNEIFGTEIDFPVVEVRKAA; encoded by the coding sequence ATGTCCCGTATCCCGACGCCCGCCACGATCGCCGATGCACCCGTCACGTCGCAGCCGCTGCTCGAGGCCGTCAAAGCTCAATTCGGCATTGTGCCGAATATGTTCCGGCTGATTTCAACGAGCCCGCATGCGCTCGAGGCCCACCTCGGCATGCTCGGTGCGCTCGGCAAAGGCGACTTGGCCGCCCCGACGCGTGAGCGGATCGCGCTTGCAGTCGCCGAAGTGAACGGCTGTGGCTATTGCCTGTCGGCGCACACGTATATCGGCAAGCACATCGCCAACCTTGACGACGCGGAAATGACCGCCAATCGCAGCGGCGCGTCGAACGACCCCAAAGCCGACGCCGCAGTCCGCTTCGCCGCCAAGGTGGCACGTCAGCGTGGCCGCATTGGCGAGCCCGACATCGCAGCGGTGCGCCGCGCCGGCTACACCGACGCCCAATTGCTCGAGATCGTCCAGCACGTCGTGCTGAACACCTGGACTTTCTACGTCAACGAGATTTTCGGCACCGAAATCGACTTCCCCGTTGTCGAAGTCCGCAAGGCCGCCTGA
- a CDS encoding alpha/beta fold hydrolase gives MSAVVTVSTLVMSVAAYAAPTTIITTPVAATQVRYGTIKVDGLTIAYREAGDPRSPKLVLLHGWPSSSHQYRDLIPALAGRFHVIAPDYQGFGNSAHPDPATYHYSFDAISVTVEKFLAAKGFDHYGLFVQDYGGPVGFRIVGRNPKALDWLIIQNTNAYENGLSPAWDGFRKALWVNRTAATEAPLAGFNTLDAIKNTVYLGGSSHPELIAPESYETDAASVAGPKNLRIQLDLFYDYRNNVALYPTWQKFLRDKQPKTLIFWGQHDPFFTPEGGESYLKDLPKAEFYRLNAGHFATEDNLPFIASHILSFYDAHVKPKK, from the coding sequence TTGAGCGCTGTCGTTACCGTTTCGACGCTCGTCATGTCGGTTGCCGCGTATGCTGCGCCCACAACGATCATCACGACCCCCGTTGCCGCGACCCAGGTTCGCTACGGCACGATCAAGGTCGATGGCCTGACCATCGCCTATCGCGAGGCGGGTGACCCGCGCAGCCCAAAGCTCGTGCTGCTCCATGGCTGGCCCTCCTCATCGCATCAGTATCGCGATCTGATCCCGGCATTGGCGGGCCGGTTCCACGTCATTGCCCCGGACTATCAGGGCTTCGGCAACAGCGCGCATCCCGATCCGGCGACGTACCATTATTCGTTCGACGCGATTTCGGTGACGGTCGAGAAGTTCCTCGCGGCCAAAGGTTTCGACCATTACGGCCTGTTTGTGCAGGACTATGGCGGCCCGGTCGGCTTCCGCATTGTCGGCCGCAATCCCAAGGCGCTCGACTGGCTGATCATCCAGAACACCAACGCGTATGAAAACGGCCTCTCGCCGGCGTGGGACGGCTTCCGCAAGGCCCTTTGGGTCAACCGCACTGCGGCCACCGAGGCACCGCTTGCCGGGTTCAACACGCTCGATGCGATCAAGAACACGGTCTATCTCGGCGGCTCGAGTCATCCCGAGCTGATCGCCCCGGAGAGCTACGAGACCGACGCGGCCTCGGTCGCCGGGCCCAAGAACCTGCGGATCCAGCTCGACCTGTTCTACGACTATCGGAACAATGTCGCGCTTTACCCGACGTGGCAGAAGTTCCTGAGAGACAAGCAGCCGAAGACGCTGATCTTCTGGGGTCAGCATGACCCGTTCTTCACTCCCGAAGGCGGTGAATCGTACCTGAAGGATCTACCCAAGGCAGAGTTTTACCGGCTCAATGCCGGGCACTTCGCCACCGAGGATAATCTGCCCTTCATCGCGAGCCATATCCTGAGCTTCTACGATGCGCACGTGAAGCCGAAGAAGTAG
- a CDS encoding pyridoxamine 5'-phosphate oxidase family protein — protein MLDGRGSTVNVPASDIAFTATVKAMQTARGSRAAYARQEALGGFHTTIDENLTQFLAQVDTAYLATSNAAGQPYAQHRGGPKGFIHVLDERTIGFADFSGNKQYISVGNLAENDRAFLFLMDYAHRRRIKLWGRARVVTGDVELTALLMPQDYRARPEQVILFEIEAWDANCPQHIPQKIDAADVTIALKRLEDRVAALEIENAGLRHELGRTTP, from the coding sequence ATGCTTGATGGTCGAGGCTCCACAGTGAATGTTCCGGCGAGCGATATCGCCTTCACCGCGACAGTGAAGGCGATGCAGACGGCGCGCGGGTCGCGAGCCGCTTACGCCCGGCAGGAGGCGCTCGGCGGTTTTCACACGACGATCGACGAGAATCTGACGCAGTTTCTGGCGCAGGTCGACACGGCCTACCTCGCGACTTCCAACGCCGCCGGGCAGCCCTATGCCCAGCATCGCGGCGGTCCCAAGGGCTTCATCCATGTACTCGACGAGCGGACGATCGGCTTTGCCGACTTCAGCGGCAACAAACAGTATATCTCGGTCGGGAATCTAGCCGAGAATGACCGGGCGTTCCTGTTTCTGATGGATTACGCCCATCGCCGCCGGATCAAGCTGTGGGGCCGGGCGCGGGTTGTCACGGGAGATGTCGAGCTGACTGCTCTGCTGATGCCTCAGGATTATCGAGCGCGGCCCGAGCAGGTGATCCTCTTCGAGATCGAAGCCTGGGACGCCAACTGCCCGCAGCACATCCCACAAAAGATCGACGCTGCCGATGTGACGATCGCGCTAAAACGCCTTGAGGACCGTGTCGCAGCCCTCGAAATCGAGAACGCCGGTCTCCGGCACGAGCTTGGAAGGACCACGCCATGA
- a CDS encoding nuclear transport factor 2 family protein — protein MSRPPLPPFSDATAAEKARLAEDAWNSRDPARVALAYTPGSQWRNRAEFVTGRDDIEAFLSRKWQRELDYRLIKEVWSHTANRIAVRFAYEYRDDSGHWFRAYGNENWQFDADGLMERRIASINEHPIAEADRKFLWALGRRPDDHRSLSDLGF, from the coding sequence ATGAGCCGCCCCCCACTACCGCCGTTCTCCGACGCCACCGCTGCGGAAAAAGCGCGGCTCGCCGAGGACGCCTGGAACAGCCGCGACCCCGCGCGCGTCGCCTTGGCCTATACGCCAGGGAGCCAATGGCGGAACCGCGCCGAATTCGTCACCGGCCGAGATGACATCGAGGCGTTCCTATCACGCAAATGGCAACGCGAACTCGACTATCGCCTGATCAAGGAGGTCTGGTCGCATACGGCAAACCGCATCGCCGTCCGCTTCGCTTATGAATATCGCGACGACAGCGGCCACTGGTTCCGCGCCTACGGCAACGAGAACTGGCAATTCGACGCCGACGGGCTGATGGAACGGCGCATCGCCAGCATCAACGAACACCCGATCGCCGAGGCCGATCGTAAATTTCTCTGGGCCTTGGGTCGGCGGCCCGACGATCATCGGAGCCTGAGCGATCTGGGTTTCTAA
- a CDS encoding type III polyketide synthase has product MATAHINRIGTAVPPNDVHAAFVNFVQHFITERREAAVFKRMVSRAAIEHRYSYFVPVENPDGFEADTEGFYTPDAFPGTAARMARFAKTAPGLAMQAIDALNLDGERERITHLVVASCTGFIAPGIDQLIVKAAGLDPGVERTGVGFMGCYAAVNSLRLAHHFVRSDPSARVLVVNLELCTLHFQQTANLEQLLSMLLFGDGCAATLVTADETGIALKDFRATTIEDSGESITWAVGDQGFDMHLSGEVPGKIARALKHEYERNDDRGLLRGTRPSDYPLWAVHAGGRTILDAVETGFDLAPDKLNWSRGVLRDFGNMSSATLMFVLDRILRGIGTTVESATDGFGVAFGPGLAAESFRFRTV; this is encoded by the coding sequence TTGGCGACGGCGCATATCAACCGGATCGGCACTGCCGTTCCGCCGAACGACGTCCATGCCGCGTTCGTCAACTTCGTCCAGCACTTCATCACCGAACGGCGCGAGGCGGCGGTGTTCAAGCGGATGGTCAGCCGGGCGGCGATCGAGCATCGCTATTCGTATTTCGTCCCGGTCGAGAACCCCGACGGCTTCGAGGCTGACACCGAGGGCTTCTATACTCCCGACGCCTTTCCCGGCACCGCAGCGCGGATGGCGCGCTTCGCCAAGACCGCCCCCGGGCTGGCGATGCAGGCGATCGATGCGCTCAACCTCGACGGGGAGCGCGAGCGGATCACCCATCTCGTGGTCGCGTCGTGCACTGGCTTCATCGCGCCAGGAATCGACCAGCTGATCGTCAAGGCGGCGGGGCTCGATCCGGGAGTCGAGCGGACCGGGGTCGGCTTCATGGGCTGCTACGCCGCGGTAAACTCGCTGCGGCTGGCGCATCACTTCGTCCGCTCGGACCCATCGGCGCGGGTGCTCGTGGTCAATCTCGAGTTGTGCACGCTCCACTTTCAGCAGACCGCCAACCTCGAGCAACTGCTGTCGATGCTGCTGTTCGGCGACGGCTGCGCGGCGACGCTCGTCACCGCCGACGAGACCGGCATCGCGCTCAAGGACTTCCGCGCGACGACGATCGAGGATTCGGGGGAATCGATCACCTGGGCGGTCGGCGATCAGGGCTTCGATATGCATTTGTCGGGGGAGGTCCCGGGCAAGATCGCCCGCGCCCTCAAGCACGAGTATGAGCGCAACGACGATCGCGGGCTGCTCCGCGGGACGCGGCCGTCGGACTATCCGTTATGGGCGGTGCACGCCGGCGGGCGGACGATTCTCGACGCCGTCGAGACCGGGTTCGACCTCGCTCCCGACAAGCTAAATTGGTCGCGCGGCGTCCTCCGCGACTTCGGCAACATGAGCTCGGCGACACTGATGTTCGTCCTCGACCGCATCCTCCGCGGCATCGGCACGACGGTCGAGAGCGCCACCGACGGCTTCGGCGTCGCCTTCGGCCCTGGGCTGGCGGCGGAGAGCTTCCGCTTCCGGACGGTCTAA
- a CDS encoding NAD-dependent epimerase/dehydratase family protein translates to MSTIAVTGGTGFVGRVVIGKLLDAGHDVISLGRSANGQIVDRANPRASAVRHLVAGDLNSPDYGAIIPAGVTAVIHAAARVHVMRDDAADPLTDFRRANVDATLSLARHAARRGVERFVYISSIKVNGERTEPGRPFHRDDVPAPHDAYGVSKLEAEIALRTLSEETGLSVTIIRPPLVYGPGAKGNLALLARLIKSGLPIPLGGVTDNRRSLVSVENLVDLAIRCTMHSGAINQTFLAGDGDDLSTSALMRLMAQAMGRKARFVAVPPSAIRLLARCVGRPGIAERLCGSLQVDIAPTRQRLDWTPPLSVRAGLAAAFSPA, encoded by the coding sequence ATGTCGACTATAGCTGTCACGGGCGGGACAGGCTTCGTCGGGAGGGTGGTCATCGGTAAGCTTCTCGACGCTGGCCATGACGTCATATCCTTGGGGCGATCAGCCAATGGTCAAATTGTTGATCGGGCAAATCCGCGTGCGTCCGCTGTCCGCCACCTAGTCGCAGGAGACTTAAACAGTCCCGATTATGGCGCAATTATTCCAGCCGGCGTCACGGCTGTCATCCACGCCGCGGCGCGCGTGCATGTGATGCGCGACGATGCCGCCGACCCATTGACCGACTTCCGCCGGGCCAATGTCGACGCAACCCTCTCGCTTGCTCGCCACGCCGCTCGTCGCGGCGTCGAACGGTTCGTTTATATCAGTTCGATCAAGGTCAACGGCGAGCGGACGGAGCCGGGTCGCCCGTTTCACAGGGACGATGTGCCGGCACCGCACGATGCCTATGGCGTATCAAAGCTTGAGGCAGAGATTGCGTTGCGCACGCTGAGCGAGGAGACGGGCCTCTCCGTGACCATCATTCGCCCGCCGCTGGTCTATGGGCCTGGCGCGAAGGGCAATCTCGCCCTGCTTGCCCGGCTGATCAAATCAGGGCTACCGATTCCGCTCGGTGGAGTTACCGACAATCGCAGGAGCCTCGTGTCGGTTGAGAACCTGGTCGATTTGGCGATCCGCTGCACGATGCATTCCGGAGCAATCAACCAGACTTTTCTCGCTGGCGACGGTGACGATTTATCGACCTCCGCGCTAATGCGGCTGATGGCACAGGCCATGGGCCGTAAGGCGCGGTTCGTGGCGGTGCCGCCATCGGCAATTCGACTGCTCGCCCGATGCGTTGGACGGCCTGGAATTGCAGAACGGTTGTGCGGGTCGCTGCAAGTCGATATTGCCCCAACACGGCAACGCCTCGACTGGACGCCACCGTTGTCGGTCAGGGCGGGGCTCGCGGCGGCTTTCAGCCCCGCATAA
- a CDS encoding sugar transferase has protein sequence MQRVLDILLSGLALILLSPLILPIAIALRMTGEGEVFYAQRRIGRGGEPFSLLKFATMLKNSPNIGTGNITVKGDPRVLPFGGFLRKTKINELPQLINILRGDMSIIGPRPMTEDNFRAYTPETRSAIAKVRPGLSGIGSVIFRNEEEMLHASADARYVHTHVIGPYKGALEQWYVTRQGLSLYVALIVLTAWAVVRPQSRLVWRMYPSLPKPSPELSVLFEAAAG, from the coding sequence ATGCAGCGCGTGCTCGATATCCTGCTTTCCGGACTGGCGCTGATCCTCTTGTCCCCGCTGATTCTTCCGATAGCGATCGCGCTTCGGATGACCGGCGAGGGCGAGGTCTTTTATGCGCAGCGTCGCATAGGGCGCGGCGGAGAGCCGTTCAGCCTGCTGAAATTTGCGACGATGCTGAAAAACAGCCCGAACATCGGCACCGGCAACATCACGGTCAAGGGTGACCCACGCGTCCTGCCGTTCGGCGGGTTTCTACGAAAGACCAAAATCAACGAGCTCCCCCAGCTCATCAACATCCTTCGTGGCGACATGAGCATCATCGGCCCGCGCCCGATGACCGAGGACAATTTCCGCGCCTATACTCCCGAAACCCGGTCGGCGATTGCTAAAGTACGGCCGGGGCTATCCGGCATTGGATCGGTTATCTTCCGCAACGAGGAGGAAATGCTTCATGCCAGTGCCGATGCACGATATGTACACACTCATGTAATCGGTCCGTACAAGGGCGCGCTTGAGCAGTGGTACGTCACTCGTCAAGGGCTGTCTCTGTATGTCGCGCTCATAGTTTTGACAGCGTGGGCGGTGGTGCGGCCGCAGTCGCGACTTGTTTGGCGGATGTATCCTTCACTGCCCAAACCTTCGCCCGAGTTGTCGGTGCTGTTCGAGGCCGCCGCCGGTTGA
- a CDS encoding P1 family peptidase, which yields MADEQLDGFAPADCFTDVPELRVGHAEDRAALTGVTVILPDAPMTMAVDVRGGGPATRETDALAPHTLVERVHALVLSGGSMFGLAAADAVAVALSQSGVGLAAGPLPIPVVPAACLFDMANGGDKTWAEPPHRALGRAALAACARPDSSGAVGAGFGAIAGSRPGGIGSVSVRAHGFTVGALVAVNSFGEVYPGAPPEDAVALPKLARSGGLAAQSTCIGAVATDAPLTRAQAQRVAMMAHDGLARAIRPIHTPFDGDTIFAISTGPATGVDPVALAIIGTLAADCVARAVRRAVFGNQGAAVAAIDAAE from the coding sequence ATGGCCGATGAACAACTCGATGGCTTCGCGCCGGCAGACTGCTTCACCGATGTGCCGGAGCTTCGCGTCGGCCATGCCGAAGACCGCGCGGCGCTGACCGGCGTGACCGTCATCCTGCCCGACGCGCCGATGACGATGGCAGTCGACGTCCGTGGCGGCGGCCCGGCGACGCGCGAGACCGACGCGCTCGCACCGCATACGCTCGTCGAACGCGTCCATGCATTGGTGCTGAGCGGAGGATCGATGTTCGGCCTCGCCGCCGCCGATGCCGTCGCGGTCGCGCTGTCGCAGAGCGGCGTCGGTCTCGCGGCGGGGCCGCTGCCGATCCCCGTCGTCCCTGCGGCGTGCCTGTTCGACATGGCGAACGGCGGCGACAAGACATGGGCCGAGCCACCCCATCGCGCGCTCGGCCGGGCTGCGCTCGCAGCGTGCGCCCGTCCCGACTCGAGCGGCGCGGTGGGAGCCGGGTTCGGCGCGATCGCCGGCAGCCGCCCGGGTGGTATCGGCAGCGTCAGCGTGAGGGCACACGGCTTCACCGTCGGCGCGTTGGTCGCGGTCAACAGCTTCGGCGAAGTCTATCCCGGCGCGCCACCTGAGGATGCCGTCGCGCTGCCCAAGCTCGCGCGGTCCGGCGGGCTCGCCGCGCAAAGCACCTGCATCGGCGCGGTCGCCACCGACGCGCCGCTCACCCGCGCGCAGGCGCAGCGCGTCGCGATGATGGCGCACGACGGCCTCGCCCGCGCCATCCGGCCGATCCACACGCCGTTCGACGGTGACACGATCTTCGCCATCTCGACCGGACCAGCGACCGGGGTCGACCCCGTCGCGCTCGCGATCATCGGTACGCTTGCCGCCGACTGCGTCGCCCGCGCGGTCCGCCGCGCGGTCTTTGGCAATCAGGGAGCGGCGGTCGCCGCCATCGACGCCGCAGAATAG
- a CDS encoding UDP-N-acetylglucosamine 4,6-dehydratase yields the protein MQDVLTLIGRTKPIFDIDIAVHDPELRDIVSGSRFLVIGGAGTIGQAVAREIFKRNPRVLHVVDISENNMVELVRDIRSTLGYGEGDFSTFAIDCGTPEFSALMRGTGGYDYVLNLSALKHVRSEKDPFTLMRLIQVNILNTIDTLASARASGTSKYFCVSTDKAANPVNMMGASKRIMEMFLMRASLDLPVSTARFANVAFSDGSLLHGFNQRFAKRQPISAPRDVRRYFVTPQESGELCLMSCLLGENRDVFFPKLSEHLHLITFAEIAEAYLRQLGFEPVQCTTEDEARSRAAELIPQRRWPCYFFDSDTTGEKDFEEFFTSAETLDMARFDGIGVIKNAPDFEAALLDHFAVEIGRLRASGVWTKADIVALFHTMLPDFGHKETGKYLDGRM from the coding sequence ATGCAGGACGTGCTGACGCTTATCGGCCGGACGAAGCCCATTTTCGACATCGATATCGCTGTCCACGATCCCGAGTTGCGCGACATTGTATCGGGTAGCCGCTTCTTGGTGATCGGTGGGGCCGGCACGATTGGCCAGGCGGTTGCGCGCGAGATTTTCAAGCGCAATCCGCGCGTGCTGCATGTCGTGGACATCAGCGAAAACAACATGGTCGAGCTGGTCCGCGATATCCGCAGTACGCTGGGTTATGGCGAAGGCGACTTCAGCACTTTCGCCATCGATTGCGGCACACCCGAATTCAGCGCCCTGATGCGCGGCACCGGCGGCTATGATTATGTGCTCAACCTCTCGGCGCTAAAGCATGTGCGCAGCGAGAAGGACCCATTTACCCTGATGCGGCTCATTCAGGTCAATATCCTTAACACCATCGATACGCTCGCGTCAGCCAGAGCTAGCGGGACGTCGAAATATTTCTGTGTGTCGACGGACAAGGCGGCAAACCCGGTTAACATGATGGGCGCATCCAAACGCATCATGGAAATGTTCCTGATGCGCGCCAGCCTCGACCTTCCGGTCTCCACCGCGCGTTTCGCCAACGTCGCTTTTTCCGATGGATCACTGCTGCACGGATTCAATCAGCGCTTCGCCAAGAGACAGCCGATTTCAGCACCGCGCGACGTTCGACGCTATTTCGTCACCCCTCAGGAGTCCGGCGAGCTGTGCTTGATGTCCTGCCTGCTCGGGGAGAACCGCGATGTCTTCTTTCCCAAGCTCAGCGAGCATCTGCACCTGATCACATTTGCGGAGATTGCCGAAGCCTATTTACGGCAGTTAGGCTTCGAGCCGGTGCAGTGCACGACCGAAGACGAGGCGCGCAGCCGTGCCGCCGAACTTATCCCGCAACGACGCTGGCCGTGCTATTTCTTCGACAGCGATACCACCGGGGAAAAGGATTTCGAGGAGTTCTTCACGAGCGCCGAGACGCTCGACATGGCCCGCTTCGACGGTATCGGCGTCATCAAGAACGCGCCCGACTTCGAAGCCGCGCTGCTCGACCATTTTGCCGTCGAGATTGGCCGGCTACGCGCGTCTGGTGTGTGGACCAAGGCAGATATCGTGGCGCTGTTCCACACGATGCTGCCGGACTTCGGCCACAAGGAAACCGGCAAATATCTCGACGGGCGGATGTGA
- a CDS encoding methyltransferase domain-containing protein — translation MRSFAERSPESEMMDADGVTAADFAACLRDLATVNTVTLARPPTLRWLAESTATMNPGDTFTLVDVGYGEGDMLRAIHRWATAKGFRPRLIGVDLNPLSEPAARAATDPALGIDYRTADVFDFDPAEPVDFIVSSLVTHHLTDRQVGRFLMWMEAKAVRGWFVNDLRRHWFAYYGFTALAAVMRWHRFVRHDGPVSVARSFVPDEWERALGTTGITGATVSQVFPFRLCVERLKRTSW, via the coding sequence ATGCGGAGCTTCGCCGAACGATCGCCCGAGTCCGAGATGATGGACGCCGACGGTGTGACTGCGGCCGACTTCGCCGCGTGCCTGCGCGACCTCGCGACGGTCAACACCGTGACGCTGGCACGGCCGCCGACGCTGAGGTGGCTTGCTGAGTCGACCGCGACGATGAACCCCGGGGACACCTTCACGCTCGTCGATGTCGGCTACGGCGAGGGCGACATGCTGCGGGCGATCCACCGCTGGGCGACCGCGAAGGGGTTCCGCCCGCGGCTGATCGGGGTCGACCTCAACCCGTTGAGCGAGCCTGCGGCACGCGCCGCGACCGACCCCGCGCTGGGCATCGACTACCGCACCGCCGACGTCTTCGACTTCGACCCTGCCGAGCCGGTCGACTTCATCGTCAGCTCGCTCGTCACCCATCATTTGACCGACCGCCAGGTCGGCCGCTTCCTGATGTGGATGGAGGCGAAGGCGGTCCGCGGCTGGTTCGTCAACGACCTCCGCCGCCACTGGTTCGCCTACTACGGCTTCACCGCGTTGGCGGCAGTGATGCGCTGGCACCGCTTCGTCCGCCACGACGGGCCGGTGTCGGTGGCGCGGAGCTTCGTCCCCGACGAATGGGAACGCGCGCTCGGCACCACCGGGATCACCGGGGCGACGGTGAGCCAGGTCTTCCCCTTCCGGCTGTGCGTCGAGCGGCTCAAGCGCACGTCGTGGTAG
- a CDS encoding glycosyltransferase: protein MITISVVSHGQGGMLDHLLADLERVASTSPIELIITENIPDDYQLTNVPTSCPVRFIRNAEPKGFGANHNQAFAQASGNLFCILNPDIRIQDDPFPILQAEIARSHAGAIAPAIVAPGGSIEDSARRFPTPWSLAIRMRGGHDGRYKFAIGQASMAVDWVAGMFIVFESSLFRAIGGFDTRFFLYCEDIDISARIWTAGRSVYVCPLVAAIHDAQRASRRSFKHLKWQVVSYLRYFVYHPFFNLPPTSALTD from the coding sequence ATGATCACCATTTCCGTCGTCAGCCACGGGCAGGGTGGAATGCTCGACCATTTGCTGGCCGACCTCGAACGTGTGGCGTCGACGTCGCCAATCGAGCTCATCATTACCGAAAATATCCCGGACGATTATCAACTCACGAATGTACCGACGTCGTGCCCGGTACGCTTCATTCGGAATGCCGAGCCTAAAGGCTTCGGGGCTAATCACAATCAGGCTTTCGCCCAGGCCTCTGGTAATCTGTTCTGCATCCTCAATCCCGACATTCGCATCCAAGACGATCCGTTTCCCATCCTGCAAGCGGAGATTGCCCGGTCCCATGCCGGGGCCATCGCTCCTGCGATTGTTGCACCAGGTGGATCGATCGAAGACAGCGCTCGCCGGTTTCCGACGCCATGGTCGCTCGCGATAAGGATGAGAGGCGGCCACGACGGCAGGTATAAGTTTGCCATCGGACAGGCGTCGATGGCTGTCGATTGGGTGGCAGGCATGTTCATCGTGTTTGAATCATCATTGTTTCGAGCCATTGGCGGGTTCGATACGCGGTTCTTTCTATATTGCGAGGACATCGACATTTCCGCCCGCATCTGGACTGCGGGCCGATCTGTCTATGTCTGCCCGCTCGTCGCCGCAATTCACGATGCGCAACGTGCCAGCCGGAGAAGCTTCAAACATTTGAAGTGGCAAGTCGTTAGCTATCTCCGTTATTTTGTTTATCATCCATTCTTTAACTTGCCGCCAACATCGGCTTTGACTGACTGA
- a CDS encoding class I SAM-dependent methyltransferase, with protein sequence MTHKISCFGAVAGVALCFGTAGAAVPVAGASISAAVANPGRPDADRATDALRHPAEVLAFLHIQPGNTVADIWPGDYWDRLFSDVVGQSGRVFAVHLVEGDTDDKIATPPAGSTVLEGHKNVVTVVSHVNTLRLPAKADLIWIRNNYHDLYDPFMGPADIAAFNKAVFQALKPGGRFVVIDHVAPAGTKIEATNTTHRIDPEVVKSDMAAAGFRFVGASDLLRNPADPHTTRVFDPTVSGHTDQFFFVFQRPK encoded by the coding sequence ATGACACATAAGATCAGTTGCTTTGGCGCGGTCGCCGGTGTCGCTCTCTGCTTCGGAACCGCCGGCGCTGCCGTACCCGTGGCCGGCGCGAGTATTTCAGCGGCTGTTGCCAATCCTGGCAGGCCCGATGCCGATCGTGCGACAGATGCGTTACGGCATCCCGCCGAGGTGCTTGCCTTCCTGCACATTCAACCGGGCAATACCGTCGCGGATATTTGGCCCGGCGACTACTGGGATCGATTATTCTCGGACGTGGTCGGTCAGTCCGGACGAGTCTTTGCTGTCCATCTGGTCGAAGGCGACACGGACGACAAGATCGCGACGCCGCCGGCTGGGTCGACGGTCCTTGAGGGGCATAAGAACGTCGTGACCGTGGTTTCCCACGTCAACACACTCCGCCTTCCGGCGAAGGCCGATCTGATCTGGATCCGCAATAACTATCACGACCTCTACGACCCGTTCATGGGGCCCGCCGACATTGCGGCATTCAACAAGGCAGTTTTCCAAGCGTTGAAACCGGGTGGCCGATTTGTCGTCATCGATCATGTCGCGCCCGCTGGTACAAAGATCGAAGCGACCAATACCACCCATCGGATCGACCCCGAGGTCGTCAAATCCGACATGGCAGCGGCGGGTTTCCGGTTCGTGGGCGCGAGCGACCTCCTGCGCAATCCCGCCGACCCCCATACAACAAGGGTCTTCGATCCCACCGTCAGCGGCCACACCGACCAGTTCTTCTTCGTTTTTCAGCGCCCCAAGTGA